One Streptomyces sp. CG4 genomic window, TCACCACGCCGCCCTGCCGGGTACGCGCGCCGACGGCCTCCTCCAGCGCCGTCCGGATCAGGGGCGCCGCCTCGGCGAGCGGCCGTACCGGCTCCGGCGGCGTCCACCAACGGGTGTGCCGTACGGTGCGTCCGTCCGCGGCGACGACCACGGCGTCCTGCGGGGCGACGGCGGTGACCGGCCGCCACATCGATGTCTCGAACAGCGGATACGGGGCGGGCCACAGCAGTCGTACGGCCAGTTCCTCGACGTCGGGGTCGAGGCCCAGGGCGGCGGCGAGTGTGTCGGCGCGGGTGGCGGCCACCCGCACGCCGTCGATCTCCGCGTGGAAGACGAGCCGGAGTCCGGAGGCGGTGCCCTGCACCCTGATCCGTCCGTCGAGGGCGCCGACGAGGTGGAAACTGCCGGGCAGGGAGCGGGCCAGGGCATCGAGTTCCGCGAGATCACGCAACCGTGCGGTCCGGCGCCGCAGTTCGTCGGCGTCGGCCGGGCAGCAGCCGACGACGGCGACGGAGGCGCCGTCGGCGCCCGCCGTGACGACCTCGTCGTCGTGCCAGTGGCCGACCAGCCAGGGCCTTCCCGACGCGTGCGCGAGGGTCCGGCTACCGGGGCGGGCGAAGGAGCGGGCCACGGCGGCCGCGTCCGCGCGGTCCGGAAAGACCGCGAAGTGCGCGTCGCCGGGGCCCGTCCCCGCACTTTCGTGCAGTTCAGTCATGACGTCGGTCAGCGACCGTCGGTCATCCGTTCTTGCTCAGGATCAGCCGGTCGTTGCCGTGTTGCCCAAGGAGTCCCGTCTGCTTCCGGAACGTACCGATCCGGACGAGCGTCGGCGCCTCATAGGCCTTCTTCATGACTACTCCTCACATGCGGGTTTCCGACCACTTCCCTTGACCAACGGCCCGGGCTCGTCGGGAGCCGGGGCCACGAAGTGGACGCAGCACATAGCTAGCTGCAGAGCGTGAGGCGAAGGCAAGGGCCCGGGTGAAGGTCGGATAATAGGCACAATCCGTACGCCTCGGGTTGTGCGCCCCCGCTCGTTCTGGCTGTCGTCAGCGCGGCGTTGGCAGGCGGCCTCGGTATGCGCATCCTCAAATAAACGTTTTGAGATGCTGCCCGGCAGTTGCTGAAGGCAGTTGCCGGAGGCATCTGACGGCAGCCGCGGACAGGCGCCGCCGGGCGCACGCCACGCCGGGGCGCACCTCTCGGCGCCGGGCTCAGCTCCCGGCGGCCGGGACGAGGTCCGGGGTGAACCGGCAGGAGATCGACTCCAGCAGTGGCTAGCGCTTGGTGCACCCTTGAGAGAGCCTCGAAGGGCCGGGAATGACCCGCGCCGGGTGATTTGCCCCCGTGAACGGGCCGTTCGCTGTCGATTACAGTGCTGAACGTCGTACGGACGGACGGTGCCGTGAGGAGGTCTGCATGGGTGCGACATCCGGCGCCGTCTGGGGCCGCGCCGAACAACAGGACTTCCGCAGCCGGGTGCGCGGCACCCTGCTCGGGTCCGCCGTGGGCGATGCGCTCGGCGGGCCCGCCGACGCGCTGTCCCTGGAGGAGATCCGGGCCGCCTACGGCCCCGAGGGGCTGCTCGACCTGGCCTTCGGGCAGGGCCGGCGCGGCACGGTCACCCACCACACCCAGCTCACCCTCTTCACGGTGGACGGGCTGATACGCGCCCAGGTGCGCCGCGACACCGGCGCCTGGCATCCGCCGACCGATCTGCACCGGGCGTATCTGCGCTGGGCGGCCACCCAGCGGGACTGGGGGCCCGACGAGCGCCGCAAGGACGACGGCTGGCTCGCCCGCGAGGAGTGGCTCTACGCCCGCCGCGAGCCGACCCGGGCCCTGCTCGTCGGCTTCGGCGACGACACGCTCGGCACCCTGGAGTCACCGAAGAACCCCGGCGAGCTGGGCCCGGAGGCGGTGGCCCGGTCCGCGCCGTTCGGGCTGCTGGTCGGCTGGGAGCCGCAGCTCGTCGCGCAGCTGGCGGTGGAGTGCGCGGCGCAGAGCCACGGGCACCCGATCGCCTACCTCTCGGCGGGCGCGTACGCCGTGATCGTGCATGCGCTGGCCCGCGGCGAGAGCCTGGACGGCGCCGTGCAGCGGGCCCTCGCCCTGCTCTCCGCCCGACCCGGCCACCAGCCCGTCTCGGACGCCCTGCAGCACGCCCTCGGGGCGGTGCGGCAGGGGATACCCGGCCCGACCCGCGTGGAGGAGCTGGCCGGGGACGGTACGGCGGACGGGCTGCTGGCGGCGGCCGTGTACTGCGCGCTGGTCGGGGAGGACGTACGGCACGGGCTGTGTCTCGCGGTGAACCAGGGCGGGCCGTCGGCGGCGGCGGGCGCCCTGACCGGCGGCCTGCTCGGCGCCCTGCACGGCGAGACGGCCCTCCCGCCGGGCTGGCTGACGGAGCTGGAGGGTCGGCCGACGATGCTGGAACTCGCCGACGACTTCGCGATGGAGATGACCCAGGGACCGGCGCTGCACGGTCCGGCGGGCTCCGCGCCGGGCTGGCTGGCCCGCTATCCGCGGGCCTGAGCGGCGGGCGCGCTCACTCCCTCACGCCCTGCGGCAGAGGTGCGTACTCACACGTGGTCGGCCACCGTCGCCGGAACGTCGGACGCGGAGGCGGTCCGCTGTCGCCCTCGCCCGTGCCCCTCGGTCTTGTCAACGGGCAGGCTACAGGTGCTGGTTGGGTGCCCCCACGATGTCGTCGCCCGCCCCGGCCGGTACCGGGACCGCTGTCGTGCCGCCCCCGTCTGTGTTGACCTCCTCGATGATCGCCAGCCGCTCCGGCGTCTCCTCCGGCTTCACGTAACCGATGACGATGTACAGGACCAGGGAGACCGCCAGGGGGATCGAGACCTGGTACTGGAGGGGCACTCCGCCGGAGACGTTCCAGTCGACGGGGTAGTTCACCAGCCAGAACGCCAGCAGCCCCGCCGCCCAGCTGGTCAGCGCCGCCGTAGGACCGGAGCGGCGGAACGGCCGGAGCAGGCCCAGCATCATCGGAATCGCGATCGGCCCCATCAGACCGGCCACCCACTTGATGACGACGGTGATGATGTCCTTGAACGCGGGGGAGTTGACCTGCGTGGCCACCGCCATCGACAAGCCCAGGAAGACGACCGTGGTCACCCGCGCCGCGATCAGCCCCGAGCGCCCGCTCCAGGCCCGTGCCCGAGCGGACAGCACCGGCGCCACGTCCCGCGTGAACACCGCCGCGATCGCGTTCGCGTCGGAGGAGCACATGGCCATCGTGTGCGAGAAGAAGCCGACGACAACGAGTCCCAACAGCCCGTGCGGCAGCAGCTGTTCGGTCATCAGGCCGTAGGAGTCGGAGCCGTCGGGCTTGTGCGCGTGGACGAGGAGCGGGGACATCCACATCGGGAAGAACAACACCACCGGCCAGACCAGCCACAGGATCGCCGACAGCCGGGCGCCGCGCTCGGCCTCGTGTGCGCTGCCCGTCGCCATGTACCGCTGGGCCTGGTTGAGCATGCCGCCGTTGTATTCGAAGAGCTTGATGAACAGGAACGCGAGGAGGAAGACGGTGCCGTACGGCCCGACCAGCGGCTTGCCGTGGCCGTGCAGGGCCGGCTGGTTCCAGGCGTCGAGGAAGCCGATGTGCTTGTCGTTCAGCTTCAGTACGACCGCCACGAACATCGCGACCCCGGCGAGCAACTGGATGACGAACTGGCCGAGTTCGGTGAGCGCATCCGCCCACAGGCCGCCGATCGTGCAGTACACGGCCGTGATCGCGCCGGTGATGAGAATGCCCTGGTTCAGCGACACACCCGTGAACACCGACAACAGGGTGGCGATGGCCGCCCACTTGGCGCCCACGTCCACGATCTTCAGCAGCATGCCGGACCAGGCGAGCGCCTGCTGGGTGGACAGGTTGTAACGGTTCTTCAGGTACTCCAGCGGGGAGGCCACATGGAGCCGTGAACGCAGCCGGTTGATCCGGGGCGCGAACAGCCTCGATCCGATGGCGATGCCGAGCGCGATGGGAAAGGACCAGGTCACAAAGGAAGTAACGCCGTAGGTGTAGGCGATGCTGGCATACCCCGTGAACATCACCGCGCTGTAGCCCGACATGTGGTGCGAGATGCCGGACAGCCACCAGGGCATCTTGCCGCCGGCCGTGAAGAAGTCGGAGACGTCGTCCACGCGCTTGTGCGACCAGACGCCGATCGCCACCATCACACCGAAGTAGCCGATGAGTACGGCCCAGTCGAGACTGTTCATGTGCTCGATCGTGAGTGCGGTCACATGAACGCGACAAGCAAGCGTAAGGTCAAGTCGCCGTAAAAATGTTCGACTTGATGATTCGAGTTCACTTACCTGAACGTACGGGTGGAGGCGCGGGCCGGATCACCGCATCAGCTCCCCCGCGTTGACCAGCAGCGACTGTCCTGTGATGGCCCGCGCCCGGTCCGAGGACAGGAACACCGTCACGTCCGCCACGTCCCCGTCCGTCGCCAGCTCCGGCAGCGCCATCCGCTCCGTCAGCCGCCCCAGCACCTCCGCCTCCGGCACCCCCTCCGTCTGCGCGGTGAACTGCACGTACGCCTGCACCGGCGGCCCCCACATCCAGCCCGGCAGCACGGTGTTGACCCGGATCCGGTGCGACCCGAGCTCCCGGGCCAGCGAGTACATCGCGCTGGTCAGCGCCCCCTTCGACGCGGCGTACGCGGCCTGCTTCACCTGCGAGGGCGCGGCGACGGCCGACTGCGTCCCGATGAAGACCACGGAACCGCCCCCGCCCGCCCTCAGCGACGGCAGGCACGCCCGCGTCATCCGCAGGGTGCCCAGCAGGTTCACGTCGATGACCGACTGCCAGGTCGCGAAGTCCGCGTCCGCCAGCCCGCCGAAGCAGGAGTCCCAGGCCGCGACATGGACCACCGCGTCGATGCCGCCGAACCTCTCCCGCGCGAGCGCGGCCAGCGCGTCGCACTGCCCCTCGTCGGTGATGTCCGTCGCCCGGTACGCCGTACGCGCACCCTCCGGGTCGATCTCGGCCGCGCTCTTGGCGAGGTTCGCCTCGGTGCGCGCCCCGAGCACCGCGTTCCCGCCGTCCCGTACGACGGCCGCGGCGACCTGATGGCCGAGGCCGGCCCCGACTCCCGAGACGACCACGGTCTGCCGGTGAGCAGTGACATGAAGGCGACCTCCCGGACTCTGGCGCATTATCTGACGGAGCGTCAGAGTATGGGCGACCGATGGCGGAAGGAAGAGGAAGGCTGATGAGCGAGGAGACCCGCAGCGAGCAGTACGCCGAACTGGCCGCCGTAGGACCGTACGGCGTCCGCCCCGGCCACGCCCTGATCACCATGGTCGAGCCGCACCCCGGCCACGAGTTCGCCTACAACCGCTGGTACGAGGACGACCACTACTACGCCGGTGCGATGGCCATGCCCTGGATGTACGCGGGCCGCCGCTGGGTGGCGACGAGGGACCTGCAACTCCTGCGTCACCCCGAGAAGTCGGCGATCGCCCAGCCCGTCACCGCCGGCTGCTACCTCTCCACGTACTGGATCACCGACGGCCGCTACGACGACCACATGAAGTGGACCGTCGCCATCAACAAGCGTCTGAACCGCGACGCCCGCGTCTACCACGACCGCACCCACGTCTTCACGGCCTTCCAGGACCACGAGACGACGGTGTACCGGGACGGCGCGGCGGGCCCCAGGGACTTCCACGCCCTCGACCACCCCTACGCCGGGCTGGTGCTGGAGGTGATCGACAGCGAGTCGGCCGGGCAGCGGGCGGAGCTGCTGCGGTGGCTGCGCGGCCGGCACCTGCCGAAGCGCCTGGCCGGCTCCCCGGCCGCGCTGGTGACCGTGTTCCGGCCCACCCCGCTGCCCGGCGACCGCATGACCTACGTCAAGCAGGTCGAGGGAGTCGACACCCGGCTGACCCTGCTGTGGTTCCTGGAACGGGACCCGCGGGAGTGCTGGGAGGAGCACTTCACCGGCCTGGACGCGGACGTCTCCGGCTCGGGGCTGGGGCGGGTGGAGCTGGTGGCGCCGTTCGTCCCGACGATTCCGGGCACCGACACCTACGTGGACCGGCTCCGCTGAGGCGGCTGAGGCCGCCGAGGCTCAGGGCGTCAGCGCGTCTTGAACGCGTCCGGGCAGGGCGTGCCCCGGGGAAGCTGGTACGGCGCCGCCAACCGGTAGGTCCCCGCCTTCGGCGCCAGCAACATCGTCCACTTGTCGCCCTTGGCGTCCTGAGGCGTCTCCATCAGACAGCCGTTGGTGTTGACGTACGTCTTCGCCGGCGTCTGCTGCGGAGCCTTCAGGCTCTTGCCGTGCTCGTCGACGATGCTCAGCCACGGCGAGTACGGGATCCGGATCAGGATCCGCCCGGCCTTGCTCACCCGCAGCGTCATCTCGCCCTGCCCGGCGTGGTCCACCACCGCGTCGGGCTCGGCGAGCGGCGTCGGATCGGTGACCTGGAACAGCTGCCAGTTGGCATCGCCCCAGACCTGCTTCAGATACGGCATCCCGCGCCGCAGCAGCTGCCGCTCGCGCTCGCCGCCGTCGCCGTCCGGGTTGTCCTTCGGCAGGACGACGAAGTGGACGGCCCAGCGCTGGAGCCACTCGTGGTAGTTCGCCGAGTTGAGGGTGTCGTCGTAGAAGAGCGGGTTGCGCTCCATGTCCGCCTGCCGGTTCCAGCCGCGGGCCAGATTGACGTACGGCGCGAGCGCGGACGCCTCCCGGTGCGAGCGCGCCGGGACGACCTCGACCCGGCCCTTCTCGGCGCCGGCCTTCTGCAGCTGGTGGACGAGCGGGGCGAGCTCACGGGCCCAGGACGCGGCCGGGGTCGTGTGGATGATGTCGTCCACCGACTTGAAGCCGATCCAGCCCGCGAAGCCGACCAGCGCCAGCACGGCCGTGTACCACTTGCGGGACTTGCGCACCGTGAACGGCAGCGCGGCCACCAGCGTCGCACCCGCGAACAGCATCGGCAGCCGGGAGATGTTCGACCCGATCTGCGAGTTGATCAGCCAGACCAGGACCACGCCGAGGCTGTACACGGCGGCCGTCAGCCGGACCGTCACCCACTCCTTGGGGACCAGGAACAGGCACACCAGGCCGGAGGCCAGCGGAAGGATCACCGAGCCGATGGTCATCGGCTGGGTACCGGAGAACGGGAAGAGGAAGTACGAGGCGGCGACCACCACCGTCGGGGCGATCCCCAGCGCCCAGGCACCCGGCCGCCGCTTCTGCAGGAACAACGCCGCCGCGACCAGGCCGACGAACAGCCCCGACACGGGCGAGGCCATGGTGGACAGACCGGCCAGCGGGGCGGCCACCGCCGCCTTCGCCCAGCGTCTGTGCCGCCACCGGTACGGCCAGCAGAAGACGGCCGCGACGGCGCCGAGCGCGAACATCGTGCCGAGCCCGAAGGTCACCCGGCCCGAGATCGCGTTGCACAGCAGCGCGACGACCCCGGCGAGCGATGCCCACAGCGGGTTCCGCACCACCCGGCTGCGGATCAGGACCAGCGTCAGCAGGCCCGCCGAGACCGTCCCGGCGATCATCATCGTCGTACGGACACCGAGGACGGCCATCAGATACGGCGACACCACGCTGTACGACACCGGGTGCATACCGCCGTACCAGGCGAGGTTGTACGCCGAGTCCGGGTGCCGGCCGACGAACTCCGCCCAGGCGTCCTGCGCCGCGAGATCGCCACCACTGTTCGCGAACGTGAAGAACCAGATGATGTGCAGGACCCCCGCGAGGGCCGTTATCGACAGCACGGGGTGCCGCAGCAGCCGCCGGCGCAGGGGCTCGGCGGCGGCGAGCAGGCGCGCGAGTCGTCCCGGGTGCGCATCGGGGCCGTCGGGCGGGCCGGGACGCTTACTGTCAGCAGGGCCGTCCGAGGGGCCGGTGTGACCGGTGTGACCGCTGGGATCGGTGTGATCCGTGTGCCCCTCCGGGCCGGCTTCGGACACGCGTATTCGCGGGCCGGATCCCGGGCCCGGATCGGCGTCGTCAGCGCGTGTCGGCTCCGCTGTGGCCACCTGAAGGCACTCCCCGTGTCCCGTCTTCTGTTCTCGGCAGTGTTCCATGGTGTTCCCGGCCGCTTTCCGTTCAGTTCGCGGCCCTGTCCCTTGACCGGCGACCTGCCCCGATTCGTGACGCTAGCACGCACCCCGTCACGGGGCTCCCGGGTGGGGCTTCCGTCGACGGGGTGCGCGGGGCGGGACAGGGCGTGATGCGATCAGCCGAGACGGGTCAGCTTCGCGCCGAAGCCGGGCTCGGACAGGTTCTGCTGCAGGGCCACCGGGACCTTGACGGCGCCGCCCGAACCGTCACCCACGGTGAGGGTGCCCACGGTGGTGCCGGCCGCCGCGGTGTGCGGGACGGTGCCGGAGGTGAAGGACAGCTTCACCTTCAGGCCCGACCAGCCGACCGCGGTGACGTCCTTGGTGACCACGATCGGGGTCTGGCCGCCGAGCTGGTCGTCCACATAGCCGACCACGTCGCCCTTCTTCAGGATGTTCGCCGAGGTCAGCGCGGACTGGGCGGCGAGCAGCGCGGTCTTGCTGACCGCGTTGACCGTCTCGATGATGTACGGCTTGTGCTGGCCGAGGATCGCGCCGACGATCGTCACCGTCTGCCCGCCGACCGTCTTGCGGGCGGCGAAGAGCAGGTTGCCGCCGGCCGCGGTGGTGCTGCCGGTCTTGATGCCGATCGCGCCGATGAGGTACGGCAGCGTGTTGACGTTGGGCCAGTTGCGGCCGGAGGGGTCCGTCCAGCTGGCCGCGCTGGTGATGGCGACCAGGGCCGGGTTCTTGACGACCTTGTGGCCGAGCTTCACCTGGTCCGCGGCCGTGGAGACGGTGGTCTCCTTCAGGCCCGAGGGATCGGTGTACGTCGTGTCGGTCATCCCCAGTTCCTTGGCGGTGGCGTTCATCTTCTCGACGAACGCCGCCTCCGAGCCCGCGTCCCAGCGCGCCAGGAGCCGGGCGATGTTGTTGGCGGAGGGGATCATGACGGCCGACAGGGCCTGCTTCTCGGTGAGGTACTGACCGGCCTTGATGGTGTTGAGGGTGGACTCGCCGCCGTGCTTGTCGTAGCCGCCCTCCTTCTCGGCCTGCGGGTCCACCTTGATCCTCGGGCCTTCCTGGCCCGGCTTGAGCGGGTGGTCCCGGAGGATGATGTACGAGGTCATGGTCTTGGCGACCGAGCCGATGGCCACGGGCGTCTGCTTGCCGAAGGTGCCCATCGTGCCGATGCCGTCGACGTCCATCCAGCCCTGGCCCTCGCCCGGCCAGGGCAGGTTCGCCGCGCCGCCGTCGAACGTGTAGCTGTCCTTGCCGGACAGCACGAGGCTGGGGGACGGCAGCGGGCGCACCGCCTGTACGACCGCGAAGATGATCGCCAGGATCAGGACCAGGGGGGTCCAGATCTTGACCCGGCGCACGATCGTACGGACCGCGGTCTCCGGGGGCGGGGGCGTGTTCGTCAGCTCCGCCAGGAGGTCCAGCGGGGGCTTCGGGGGAAGCGGCTGCTGGGTGGTGCGCTCGGGGCCGACCTGGGGGACGGGGGTGGTGACGTCGGGCTTGGCCTCCGGCTTGGCGGCAGGCTTGGCCTCCGGCTTGGGGGCCATGTCGTTCTTGAGCGCGACGAACTTGCTGGTCCGCTCGGACTCGGACTCCGGGGTCCTGGGCCCCGGCTTGCCGCCGAGCTTGAGCATGGTCGTCGGCTGATCGACCTGCTTGGGCTTTACGGCCTTGAAGACGGCGGTGGGCTGATCTATGGGCTGGGCCTGCGCCTGCGGCGCTTCGGCCGCGTGGTTCCCACCCGCACCACCCGTGCGGGTCTCGTCGTCGGCCGCGAGTGGCCCCTGCGGGTCGTCCCC contains:
- a CDS encoding MFS transporter — translated: MATAEPTRADDADPGPGSGPRIRVSEAGPEGHTDHTDPSGHTGHTGPSDGPADSKRPGPPDGPDAHPGRLARLLAAAEPLRRRLLRHPVLSITALAGVLHIIWFFTFANSGGDLAAQDAWAEFVGRHPDSAYNLAWYGGMHPVSYSVVSPYLMAVLGVRTTMMIAGTVSAGLLTLVLIRSRVVRNPLWASLAGVVALLCNAISGRVTFGLGTMFALGAVAAVFCWPYRWRHRRWAKAAVAAPLAGLSTMASPVSGLFVGLVAAALFLQKRRPGAWALGIAPTVVVAASYFLFPFSGTQPMTIGSVILPLASGLVCLFLVPKEWVTVRLTAAVYSLGVVLVWLINSQIGSNISRLPMLFAGATLVAALPFTVRKSRKWYTAVLALVGFAGWIGFKSVDDIIHTTPAASWARELAPLVHQLQKAGAEKGRVEVVPARSHREASALAPYVNLARGWNRQADMERNPLFYDDTLNSANYHEWLQRWAVHFVVLPKDNPDGDGGERERQLLRRGMPYLKQVWGDANWQLFQVTDPTPLAEPDAVVDHAGQGEMTLRVSKAGRILIRIPYSPWLSIVDEHGKSLKAPQQTPAKTYVNTNGCLMETPQDAKGDKWTMLLAPKAGTYRLAAPYQLPRGTPCPDAFKTR
- a CDS encoding D-alanyl-D-alanine carboxypeptidase, yielding MAGESPDRSKQRESSAEPTSGSADPVPETRDPRLAVTREKDSAPGSVDTATKILSIPDAKPTPAKPDTEEAPAQDAALRKAVSAWVRKAAPANNTDTPANTPTTGPTATADAKADTENEAENGTAEERKADTEAAGADAKANAGTAGAKAGTGAGARTDGDGETADAGVTAESKADADTKASSAQADSGSGAKAAAGADVKADEEAETPDAEAKSDAGSETADAEAATGADAKAEAGEDGETAHAEAGAAASDAGVQADAAAKAGRGAAAEAEAEAEADVDAEADSDSDTEGQPKAAADEAEGKTEEAKDGRKTGDGTKAGDGAESQAGPEDADGGDDPQGPLAADDETRTGGAGGNHAAEAPQAQAQPIDQPTAVFKAVKPKQVDQPTTMLKLGGKPGPRTPESESERTSKFVALKNDMAPKPEAKPAAKPEAKPDVTTPVPQVGPERTTQQPLPPKPPLDLLAELTNTPPPPETAVRTIVRRVKIWTPLVLILAIIFAVVQAVRPLPSPSLVLSGKDSYTFDGGAANLPWPGEGQGWMDVDGIGTMGTFGKQTPVAIGSVAKTMTSYIILRDHPLKPGQEGPRIKVDPQAEKEGGYDKHGGESTLNTIKAGQYLTEKQALSAVMIPSANNIARLLARWDAGSEAAFVEKMNATAKELGMTDTTYTDPSGLKETTVSTAADQVKLGHKVVKNPALVAITSAASWTDPSGRNWPNVNTLPYLIGAIGIKTGSTTAAGGNLLFAARKTVGGQTVTIVGAILGQHKPYIIETVNAVSKTALLAAQSALTSANILKKGDVVGYVDDQLGGQTPIVVTKDVTAVGWSGLKVKLSFTSGTVPHTAAAGTTVGTLTVGDGSGGAVKVPVALQQNLSEPGFGAKLTRLG
- a CDS encoding ADP-ribosylglycohydrolase family protein; translated protein: MGATSGAVWGRAEQQDFRSRVRGTLLGSAVGDALGGPADALSLEEIRAAYGPEGLLDLAFGQGRRGTVTHHTQLTLFTVDGLIRAQVRRDTGAWHPPTDLHRAYLRWAATQRDWGPDERRKDDGWLAREEWLYARREPTRALLVGFGDDTLGTLESPKNPGELGPEAVARSAPFGLLVGWEPQLVAQLAVECAAQSHGHPIAYLSAGAYAVIVHALARGESLDGAVQRALALLSARPGHQPVSDALQHALGAVRQGIPGPTRVEELAGDGTADGLLAAAVYCALVGEDVRHGLCLAVNQGGPSAAAGALTGGLLGALHGETALPPGWLTELEGRPTMLELADDFAMEMTQGPALHGPAGSAPGWLARYPRA
- a CDS encoding keywimysin-related RiPP; translation: MKKAYEAPTLVRIGTFRKQTGLLGQHGNDRLILSKNG
- a CDS encoding sodium:solute symporter family protein, which produces MNSLDWAVLIGYFGVMVAIGVWSHKRVDDVSDFFTAGGKMPWWLSGISHHMSGYSAVMFTGYASIAYTYGVTSFVTWSFPIALGIAIGSRLFAPRINRLRSRLHVASPLEYLKNRYNLSTQQALAWSGMLLKIVDVGAKWAAIATLLSVFTGVSLNQGILITGAITAVYCTIGGLWADALTELGQFVIQLLAGVAMFVAVVLKLNDKHIGFLDAWNQPALHGHGKPLVGPYGTVFLLAFLFIKLFEYNGGMLNQAQRYMATGSAHEAERGARLSAILWLVWPVVLFFPMWMSPLLVHAHKPDGSDSYGLMTEQLLPHGLLGLVVVGFFSHTMAMCSSDANAIAAVFTRDVAPVLSARARAWSGRSGLIAARVTTVVFLGLSMAVATQVNSPAFKDIITVVIKWVAGLMGPIAIPMMLGLLRPFRRSGPTAALTSWAAGLLAFWLVNYPVDWNVSGGVPLQYQVSIPLAVSLVLYIVIGYVKPEETPERLAIIEEVNTDGGGTTAVPVPAGAGDDIVGAPNQHL
- a CDS encoding SDR family oxidoreductase; its protein translation is MRQSPGGRLHVTAHRQTVVVSGVGAGLGHQVAAAVVRDGGNAVLGARTEANLAKSAAEIDPEGARTAYRATDITDEGQCDALAALARERFGGIDAVVHVAAWDSCFGGLADADFATWQSVIDVNLLGTLRMTRACLPSLRAGGGGSVVFIGTQSAVAAPSQVKQAAYAASKGALTSAMYSLARELGSHRIRVNTVLPGWMWGPPVQAYVQFTAQTEGVPEAEVLGRLTERMALPELATDGDVADVTVFLSSDRARAITGQSLLVNAGELMR